A genomic segment from Legionella micdadei encodes:
- a CDS encoding ABC transporter transmembrane domain-containing protein, translating to MTKEVSLTAEALDRSTILSIVIISVLVSILSLIVPIAAQTLVNLIAFGKLLQPVFTLSFMVFILMASLGALSVWQLIIIETIQQKLMVKISLNLTEQLAHLSINSFSTHYGPELVNRFFEIVTVKKSLASLLIYGINLGLQVFFGLILLLAYHPLFIIFDGFIIISVLLIVFLPHRKAMDSAKQECDKKHKIGTWLEEILINRFLFKFNFYDQFVLRETDRRLVEFLKVRNQHFKELIKQQTGFYVLSALATSLLLGLGGYLVINNQLSLGQLVASEIVLGSFIYAFKRFGTLLENYYDLRASSDKIGALLNLPTEKVQKSLGFLSPLDHIRLQFNANYEAVVTLSRPLIIKTDSSDLCQNLVEELFGFTKHNLLEIDINGVPCDNKHLVPLRHHSLLITGVQWFAGSIYDNLFLSHKSIANKEVYALLERLRLIEKIRKLPEDLQTVIYDWQSVFTEVELTKLMIARAFFLKPQLLVIDRSLDLFDSQTLQEILILLQSLDRTLLIILSKRSDLPLSPHFLSVNL from the coding sequence ATGACGAAGGAAGTTTCTCTCACAGCAGAAGCATTAGATAGGTCAACCATTCTGTCAATTGTCATTATTAGTGTGTTGGTCAGTATTTTGTCTCTGATTGTTCCCATTGCTGCCCAGACATTGGTTAATTTAATTGCCTTTGGCAAATTATTGCAGCCCGTGTTTACTCTAAGCTTTATGGTTTTCATCTTAATGGCTAGTTTGGGAGCCCTGAGTGTTTGGCAGCTGATTATCATAGAAACAATTCAACAGAAGTTGATGGTAAAAATAAGCTTAAATCTAACCGAACAACTCGCCCACTTATCAATAAATAGTTTTTCAACCCACTATGGGCCTGAATTAGTCAATCGCTTTTTTGAAATTGTAACTGTAAAAAAATCGCTTGCTAGCTTGTTAATTTATGGAATCAATTTGGGGCTACAAGTGTTTTTTGGCTTAATTTTGCTTTTGGCCTATCATCCTCTTTTTATTATTTTTGATGGCTTTATTATCATTAGCGTTCTACTCATCGTTTTCCTTCCTCACCGCAAAGCCATGGATTCTGCAAAACAGGAATGTGATAAGAAACACAAGATTGGCACATGGCTAGAGGAAATTCTGATCAACCGCTTTTTATTCAAATTCAATTTTTATGATCAATTTGTCCTTCGAGAAACAGATCGCAGACTTGTCGAATTCCTCAAGGTGAGAAATCAACATTTTAAAGAACTAATCAAGCAGCAAACTGGTTTTTATGTTTTATCGGCTCTGGCAACTAGCCTTCTACTGGGTTTAGGTGGGTATCTTGTTATCAATAACCAATTAAGTCTTGGCCAGTTGGTCGCATCGGAGATAGTTCTCGGATCATTCATCTATGCATTCAAGCGATTCGGAACATTATTGGAAAACTACTATGACTTGAGGGCATCATCAGACAAAATAGGTGCACTCCTCAATCTTCCTACTGAGAAAGTACAAAAATCACTCGGTTTTCTCTCTCCATTAGATCATATTCGATTACAATTTAATGCTAATTATGAAGCAGTAGTCACACTTAGCCGACCTCTCATCATAAAAACAGACAGCTCCGACTTGTGCCAGAATCTTGTTGAGGAATTATTCGGCTTCACAAAACATAATCTCTTGGAAATCGATATCAATGGAGTCCCCTGTGATAATAAGCATCTTGTCCCCCTTCGCCATCACAGCCTTCTTATTACGGGTGTCCAATGGTTTGCAGGCAGTATTTACGACAACCTATTTTTAAGTCACAAGAGTATTGCAAACAAAGAAGTCTATGCTTTACTTGAGCGATTACGTTTAATTGAAAAAATTAGAAAGCTACCCGAAGACCTTCAGACCGTAATCTATGATTGGCAAAGTGTATTTACTGAAGTTGAGCTAACAAAACTGATGATAGCGCGCGCTTTTTTCTTAAAACCGCAGCTTTTGGTTATCGATAGGAGCCTCGACTTGTTCGACTCACAGACACTTCAAGAAATATTAATTTTATTACAAAGCTTAGACAGAACCCTTTTAATCATCTTAAGTAAACGATCAGACTTGCCATTATCCCCTCACTTTTTAAGTGTGAATTTATGA
- a CDS encoding Hsp20/alpha crystallin family protein, which produces MNKKQLLSILISGVLVTMISTRTLALEAKQNKQMQNSNNNPLVLDPFDSDPFFQSNNDVFQQMYKMQQTMDQLIKNQFSQMQNSLMNQPNQNLFGSASNIQIQENNNEIIYKIKLPKGADSKVDVSVKQGLLVVGTNITQKITRENNNNKSVSYSQSNYSQSFQLPHGYDPNSMDTKMKDSNLIVTFKKSLLPSSSLKS; this is translated from the coding sequence ATGAATAAGAAACAATTACTTTCGATTCTAATCTCTGGTGTACTTGTTACGATGATATCTACCAGAACTTTGGCACTCGAGGCTAAACAAAATAAACAAATGCAAAATAGTAATAATAACCCACTCGTCTTAGATCCATTTGATAGCGATCCATTCTTTCAATCAAATAACGATGTATTCCAGCAAATGTATAAAATGCAACAAACAATGGATCAATTGATCAAAAACCAATTTTCACAAATGCAAAATAGCCTCATGAACCAACCGAATCAAAATTTATTCGGTAGTGCAAGTAATATACAAATTCAAGAGAACAACAACGAAATTATCTATAAAATAAAGCTACCAAAAGGTGCTGATAGTAAGGTCGATGTGTCTGTCAAACAAGGGCTATTGGTGGTAGGTACTAACATAACGCAAAAAATAACTCGAGAAAATAATAACAATAAAAGTGTCAGCTATTCCCAGAGCAACTACAGTCAATCATTCCAGTTGCCACACGGCTATGATCCAAATTCAATGGACACAAAAATGAAAGATTCAAATTTAATTGTGACTTTTAAGAAATCACTTTTGCCATCGTCTTCATTGAAGAGTTAA
- a CDS encoding DUF2309 domain-containing protein, whose translation MKLHLSDSLNQQPANKFSFESNQPKSISAMVANAATLLTPVWPLETFIACNSLHGYESLNFEEAVLESQLNKNAQVEPKLEEVNRQMIKWCSAFLDSGQSAITMPNKEKGFYAAFISLALYDSTLHQKNKTNKSWLVSLPHNAEQAIIYCFKQLGIPSCEQEKFIERTLCYLPGWAGYIKWMGEWSSRSSRFSSNLVDFLAIRLVITCLLWPEAGKKTSHENQSSLSAEFLKEMKAKERWFRNDLLIKILYDLKTSKKDMARPDAQLVFCIDVRSEPFRRAIEKQGCYETLGFAGFFGLPIKTCDVDTGKDKELCPVLLKPKFTIDETPVDSQLSCVTRHKQGKKIKNTLSNVYYQLKYNFSTPFALAEFLGAWCGLTMFMKSCSPIMYTHLTNWVNELIAPSLRTKPVFDPDPSKPNRGIAKEEQLSYAEAILRLMGLTKNFAKVVLLCGHGSTTQNNPYASALDCGACGGNPGSTNAKLLATLLNKADIRTGLAEKGIIIPSDTVFYAALHNTTTDEITLYTDQKKPMNQAILRKLKIAFADARKETNIERKAKLAKSASKADDIVRRSSDWSEVRPEWGLARNAAFIVGPRSLTENINLDGRCFLHSYDWQEDTHGSCLETILTAPMVVTQWINNQYLFSTLDNIAYGSGSKITQNVTGKIGIMQGNGSDLMHGLPLQSVKSDDRTNYHEPLRLLTIVYAPKHLVTQIIDKHEILKKLFFNHWVSLVVIDPTARSTYSLNEKNTWEVI comes from the coding sequence ATGAAACTTCACCTATCAGATTCACTCAATCAGCAACCAGCGAATAAGTTTAGTTTTGAGAGTAACCAACCTAAGAGCATCTCTGCCATGGTGGCTAATGCTGCCACATTGCTTACACCGGTATGGCCGCTTGAAACATTCATTGCATGTAATTCCTTGCATGGCTATGAATCGTTAAATTTTGAAGAGGCTGTCTTAGAAAGTCAGCTTAATAAAAATGCACAAGTGGAGCCCAAACTTGAAGAAGTCAATCGCCAGATGATTAAATGGTGTAGCGCTTTTCTTGATTCAGGGCAAAGCGCCATTACTATGCCGAATAAGGAAAAAGGGTTTTATGCGGCTTTTATCAGCTTAGCCCTTTACGATAGTACATTACACCAGAAAAACAAAACAAATAAATCCTGGCTTGTAAGTTTACCTCATAATGCTGAACAAGCCATAATCTATTGCTTTAAACAGCTTGGTATCCCATCTTGCGAGCAAGAAAAGTTTATTGAAAGAACATTATGTTATTTACCTGGATGGGCAGGGTATATCAAATGGATGGGTGAATGGTCTTCGCGAAGCTCCCGATTTTCCAGTAATTTGGTTGATTTCCTTGCTATAAGATTGGTCATAACTTGTCTTCTTTGGCCTGAAGCTGGAAAAAAAACAAGTCATGAAAATCAATCTTCACTGTCAGCAGAGTTCCTCAAGGAAATGAAAGCGAAAGAACGATGGTTCAGAAACGATCTTTTAATTAAAATTTTATACGATCTTAAGACAAGCAAAAAAGACATGGCCAGGCCAGATGCTCAGTTGGTATTTTGTATTGATGTTCGATCTGAACCTTTCCGTCGTGCCATCGAGAAACAAGGTTGTTATGAAACATTAGGATTCGCAGGTTTCTTCGGTTTACCGATCAAGACTTGTGATGTCGACACTGGAAAAGATAAAGAGTTATGTCCTGTGTTATTGAAACCCAAATTTACCATTGATGAGACGCCGGTTGATTCTCAATTAAGCTGTGTTACCCGCCATAAACAGGGCAAAAAAATTAAAAACACTTTGAGCAATGTGTATTACCAACTTAAATATAACTTCTCTACGCCTTTTGCACTCGCTGAGTTTTTGGGAGCTTGGTGTGGATTAACTATGTTTATGAAATCTTGTTCACCCATTATGTATACCCACTTAACTAATTGGGTAAATGAGCTGATAGCACCTTCATTAAGGACAAAGCCAGTTTTTGACCCAGATCCTTCTAAACCTAATCGTGGGATTGCAAAAGAGGAACAATTGAGCTACGCAGAGGCAATACTAAGGTTGATGGGGTTAACCAAAAATTTTGCTAAAGTTGTGCTGCTTTGTGGCCATGGGAGTACCACCCAGAATAATCCCTATGCCTCTGCTTTGGACTGCGGTGCTTGTGGTGGAAACCCTGGAAGCACTAATGCAAAATTGCTCGCCACTTTATTAAATAAGGCGGATATTCGCACTGGACTTGCTGAAAAAGGAATAATCATCCCATCCGATACCGTGTTTTATGCTGCCCTGCATAATACAACCACCGATGAAATTACTCTCTATACCGATCAGAAAAAGCCTATGAACCAAGCCATTCTGAGAAAGCTTAAGATTGCATTCGCTGATGCAAGAAAAGAGACGAATATTGAAAGAAAGGCCAAATTAGCAAAATCTGCTTCCAAAGCAGACGACATTGTCAGAAGAAGTTCTGATTGGTCCGAGGTAAGACCGGAATGGGGGCTAGCCCGAAATGCTGCATTTATTGTGGGGCCTCGTAGTTTAACCGAGAACATCAATTTGGATGGAAGGTGTTTCTTGCACTCTTATGATTGGCAAGAGGATACGCACGGTAGTTGCCTTGAAACCATTTTAACTGCTCCAATGGTCGTAACTCAATGGATTAATAACCAGTATCTGTTTTCGACTCTTGACAATATTGCTTACGGAAGCGGCAGCAAAATTACCCAGAATGTTACGGGTAAAATAGGTATCATGCAGGGTAACGGAAGTGATCTGATGCACGGTTTACCTCTCCAGTCTGTGAAAAGCGATGATAGGACTAATTATCACGAGCCTTTAAGGTTATTAACTATTGTTTATGCTCCGAAGCATTTAGTGACTCAAATCATCGACAAGCACGAAATTTTGAAAAAATTATTTTTTAATCATTGGGTTTCATTGGTTGTCATCGACCCCACGGCTCGTTCAACTTACAGCCTCAATGAGAAAAATACATGGGAAGTAATTTAA
- a CDS encoding TolC family protein, protein MINYLIRKYTSLFHAIFLIMFLLCSPNSFSRANQELKLADILEKVDQFYPQVIIAYLEISKAQGDYISALGKFDPSLNINSRSQPFGGYVNTHIDNEVVVPTLKNGLKLFGGYRIGRGDWPIYYQNYLTNSGGEYRVGLSFPLLRNRAIDKERTALFTQAETIHLNNQNAASTKIKIYQEAIQAYWRWVEAGFQLKAFRHLLSLAQKRQNAITKQATQGELAKLAIAENLQMMIQREQFVNQGEMMLEQAAINLSIYYRDGRGRRLKPKTSQLPHQIMDKRIKTSTSFEKLKSHPALRKMESYYRIIKMKQNLARNDLLPNLDAMAYTSKQYGSGGYPRLIPQAALVGISFKFPFCQREAKGRLLSSTSELQQIKTKKKFIYEKLSNELANLFIAIRMYTQQINLLTHSLRLAKKVERGEIKKFYEGDSTLFLVNQREQTSTQVRLDLINAQISLQQVKDMVQFFSSTERQRIFHTPKSHPALLSSVTIK, encoded by the coding sequence ATGATTAATTATTTAATTAGAAAATATACTAGTCTTTTCCATGCAATTTTTCTAATCATGTTTCTTTTGTGCTCCCCAAACAGCTTTTCCAGGGCCAACCAAGAATTAAAGCTGGCAGATATCCTTGAAAAAGTTGATCAATTTTATCCACAAGTGATCATTGCTTATTTAGAAATAAGCAAAGCTCAAGGGGATTATATCAGTGCACTTGGCAAGTTCGACCCCTCTTTGAACATTAACAGCCGCTCTCAACCTTTTGGTGGGTACGTTAATACGCATATAGATAACGAAGTAGTAGTGCCCACACTAAAAAATGGCTTGAAATTGTTTGGCGGATACCGGATTGGACGAGGTGATTGGCCCATCTATTACCAAAATTACCTCACCAATTCTGGAGGGGAATATCGAGTGGGCTTATCTTTTCCTTTGCTCAGGAACAGAGCAATTGATAAAGAAAGAACGGCTCTTTTTACCCAAGCAGAAACAATTCATCTAAACAATCAAAATGCAGCTTCAACAAAAATAAAAATATATCAAGAAGCCATTCAAGCTTATTGGCGATGGGTTGAAGCTGGATTTCAACTAAAAGCTTTTAGGCATTTGCTCTCCCTAGCACAAAAGAGGCAAAATGCTATTACAAAGCAAGCAACCCAGGGGGAATTAGCTAAATTGGCAATAGCAGAAAATTTACAAATGATGATCCAGCGCGAGCAATTTGTAAATCAGGGCGAGATGATGCTAGAGCAGGCCGCGATAAACCTTTCAATTTATTATCGGGATGGACGTGGTAGAAGATTAAAACCAAAAACTTCACAACTACCTCATCAGATAATGGATAAACGCATTAAAACATCAACCAGTTTTGAAAAATTAAAAAGTCATCCAGCCCTTCGCAAAATGGAAAGTTATTACCGAATCATTAAAATGAAACAAAATTTAGCCCGTAATGATTTATTACCTAACTTGGATGCCATGGCCTATACCTCCAAACAATATGGAAGCGGAGGATACCCAAGGTTAATTCCACAAGCGGCGCTGGTTGGTATTTCTTTTAAATTTCCTTTTTGCCAGCGTGAAGCAAAAGGAAGACTCTTAAGTAGCACCAGCGAGCTTCAACAAATTAAAACTAAAAAAAAATTTATCTATGAAAAATTAAGTAATGAATTAGCCAATCTTTTTATCGCCATCAGAATGTACACCCAGCAGATTAACCTACTCACCCATTCTTTGCGCTTAGCAAAGAAAGTAGAGCGCGGTGAAATAAAGAAGTTCTATGAAGGCGATAGCACCCTTTTTTTGGTAAACCAAAGGGAACAAACTTCAACGCAGGTTCGATTAGACTTAATCAATGCCCAAATAAGTTTGCAGCAGGTCAAAGATATGGTTCAATTCTTCTCATCTACCGAGCGGCAACGAATATTCCATACTCCTAAGTCTCACCCTGCGCTCCTTTCCTCGGTTACGATAAAGTAA
- the mdlC gene encoding benzoylformate decarboxylase has protein sequence MPTVREVTFNLLRKLDVKHFVANPGSTEETFLANFPKDFNFVMALQEASVVGIADGLSQGLKKPVIVNVHTGAGMGNAMGCILTARLNKTPLIITAGQQTREMLLMEPFLTNREATEFPKPWVKWSYEVMRPEDVPGTFMRAYAIATQAPAGPVFVSIPLDLWDCHIEAVDVFRTSSVKTAPDPEIISSFAKRINESINPILIYGGDVARSGAWNEAILLAERLGAPVWKGPFSELVSFPEDHGLFKGELPSGKGLLSQMLNNHDLVIVIGAPVFRYYPWIPGAYLPKGASLIQIIDDPYEAAKSPVGDSLISDSRLALKCLLEEVKERHSSMNFLTDVKKKRNQAQISPTYPLTAKQVFDVLSLNTPDDYVLVEESPSNSHEFQESGIGTITKPDSFYAMSSGGLGWGMPASVGLALAEKKSGRKRPVILIIGDGSFQYSVQSIWTAVQHQVHLIIIALRNEEYAILKSFALLEKTPNVPGLDLPGLDLVALAKGYGAEACRADTIEAIENAYQGALKKMGVSVIEIPIDKKIHKLLGYIHMK, from the coding sequence ATGCCGACTGTCAGAGAAGTCACTTTCAATCTATTAAGAAAATTGGATGTAAAGCATTTTGTTGCAAACCCAGGGTCAACTGAAGAAACATTTCTAGCTAATTTCCCTAAAGATTTTAATTTCGTCATGGCATTGCAAGAAGCAAGTGTAGTGGGAATCGCTGATGGTTTATCTCAAGGATTAAAAAAGCCAGTGATTGTGAATGTGCACACCGGAGCTGGAATGGGGAACGCGATGGGATGCATTTTGACTGCCCGGCTGAATAAAACCCCTTTAATCATCACTGCAGGCCAACAAACGAGGGAAATGTTGTTGATGGAACCTTTTTTGACAAACCGTGAGGCAACCGAGTTTCCAAAGCCTTGGGTCAAATGGAGTTATGAGGTGATGCGTCCTGAAGATGTACCCGGAACCTTCATGCGTGCTTACGCAATAGCTACCCAGGCTCCAGCAGGACCTGTTTTTGTATCTATTCCGTTAGATTTATGGGATTGCCACATTGAGGCGGTGGATGTTTTTCGGACTTCTTCCGTGAAAACAGCTCCTGATCCCGAAATTATATCCTCCTTCGCAAAACGAATTAACGAAAGCATCAACCCGATTCTTATTTATGGAGGGGATGTTGCAAGAAGCGGTGCTTGGAATGAGGCTATCTTATTGGCTGAAAGGCTTGGTGCGCCAGTATGGAAAGGACCGTTTTCCGAACTGGTTTCATTTCCGGAAGACCACGGTTTATTCAAAGGCGAGTTACCTTCTGGGAAAGGATTGTTAAGCCAGATGCTTAATAACCATGATCTGGTGATTGTGATCGGCGCTCCAGTGTTTCGCTATTATCCATGGATTCCAGGGGCGTATCTCCCTAAAGGTGCTTCTTTAATCCAAATTATTGATGATCCGTATGAAGCAGCCAAATCACCAGTAGGGGATAGTTTGATTTCCGATAGCCGTCTTGCCCTTAAATGCCTTCTTGAAGAAGTCAAAGAGCGTCATTCGTCAATGAATTTCTTAACGGATGTGAAGAAAAAACGAAATCAGGCTCAAATTTCGCCAACTTATCCTCTCACCGCAAAACAAGTCTTTGATGTCCTCTCTTTAAATACACCCGATGACTATGTTTTGGTAGAGGAATCACCTTCTAATTCCCATGAGTTCCAAGAATCAGGAATAGGAACTATTACTAAACCTGACTCTTTTTACGCGATGAGTTCAGGAGGATTAGGTTGGGGAATGCCGGCATCTGTTGGTTTGGCCTTAGCTGAAAAAAAGAGTGGGCGCAAAAGGCCAGTGATTTTAATTATTGGAGATGGTTCATTCCAATATTCCGTCCAATCAATTTGGACCGCGGTACAGCATCAAGTTCATCTCATAATAATCGCATTAAGAAATGAAGAGTATGCAATATTAAAATCGTTTGCTCTTTTGGAAAAAACGCCTAATGTGCCTGGATTAGATTTGCCAGGATTGGATCTAGTCGCATTGGCTAAGGGGTATGGCGCAGAAGCTTGTCGTGCCGATACGATTGAGGCGATTGAGAATGCCTATCAAGGCGCACTAAAAAAAATGGGTGTGAGCGTAATTGAAATACCGATTGATAAAAAAATTCATAAGTTGTTAGGATATATCCACATGAAATAG
- a CDS encoding LysR family transcriptional regulator — MSLDTVTLQCFLAVAETNSFTKAAERVGRTQSAISQQIAKLENLVEKPLFNRGKTLSLTTDGELFLSYAKRIYELHRESLDYFKAPEIHGEIRLGLPEDFASMILSDVLVEFGRLHPRVILNVECDLSLNLIDKFNQDKFDLILIKTNSQEDTPVVNIWSEPVEWIGKKELLPTFSENGVVPLVLSPSPCIYRDNVINSLNRNKIKWRLVYSSPSYAGKMAAVRAGLGITAIQRTLIPPYLERLDFEFLPSLKDIRVCLLKKNNQSKAIESLEFFLLKKLKH; from the coding sequence ATGTCGCTTGATACGGTTACCTTGCAATGTTTTCTCGCTGTAGCAGAAACCAACAGTTTTACTAAAGCCGCTGAACGAGTTGGGCGCACTCAATCAGCGATTAGTCAACAGATTGCCAAACTGGAAAACCTGGTAGAAAAACCTCTGTTTAATAGAGGTAAGACTCTATCTCTGACGACCGATGGGGAGCTCTTCTTAAGTTATGCAAAACGAATTTATGAATTACACCGTGAGTCACTTGATTACTTCAAAGCACCTGAAATTCATGGGGAGATTAGACTCGGCTTACCTGAAGATTTTGCGAGTATGATTTTATCGGATGTTTTAGTGGAATTTGGACGGTTGCATCCAAGAGTGATCCTCAATGTTGAATGTGATCTTTCACTAAACCTAATAGATAAATTTAATCAGGATAAATTCGATTTAATTCTGATTAAAACTAATTCACAAGAAGATACGCCTGTGGTTAATATTTGGTCTGAACCTGTTGAATGGATAGGCAAAAAAGAACTACTACCAACTTTTTCTGAAAATGGGGTAGTTCCCTTAGTGTTATCACCTTCACCTTGTATTTATCGAGACAATGTCATTAATTCACTGAATAGAAATAAAATTAAATGGAGATTGGTTTATAGTAGCCCAAGTTATGCAGGTAAAATGGCAGCTGTGCGCGCTGGATTAGGTATAACCGCTATCCAACGAACCTTAATTCCTCCCTATCTTGAGCGCTTAGATTTCGAATTTTTACCGTCTTTGAAAGATATTCGTGTCTGCCTGTTGAAAAAAAATAATCAAAGTAAAGCGATAGAATCCCTTGAATTTTTTTTATTGAAAAAACTTAAGCATTAG
- a CDS encoding proton-conducting transporter membrane subunit: MNLSNCNELLFVAILLPLIISTFINHLVSEKKSVIGAKCSSFLTGIALIIGLFTLFTNPSRSFTANELFSLSNLSFLTAALILFVSFVVHQFSKRYMDGDRHYCLYFRRLSLITLTATVMAFANHLILFWFAWFLSNILLVILMIHKTEWEAAKNSGILTMKILMPGSLALLLSFTLFYILTGSFSIESVNIQLKQFDSPILTAAILLVVFAAFTQSAIWPFHRWLLSSLNSPTPVSALMHAGLVNGGGLLLVKFSPILMGDQAILNLVFILGATTAFLGSLWKLIQNSIKRMLACSTMAQMGFMMMQCGLGLFPAAVAHLCWHGLFKSYLFLSSGSVVQQRRIETRFFSAKRFSLFFAMLGGLASAFSFAMVTEKPIFPLQATSFLLVFTFMAGAQLSDTLIRASNFKLMKLLVIMVSFLTGWLYGESIHLIEFFTGIATVQSTSLNGVQVIALILFVTVWLTFNLRNYLQLEKTKLWAFIYTRMLNESQPHPKTITTNRKTYQY; encoded by the coding sequence ATGAACTTATCGAACTGCAATGAACTGTTGTTTGTTGCAATATTGCTGCCTCTTATTATCAGCACGTTTATCAATCACTTAGTCAGTGAAAAAAAATCAGTAATAGGTGCGAAATGTTCTTCTTTTTTAACAGGGATTGCCTTGATTATTGGTTTATTTACACTTTTCACTAACCCAAGCAGAAGTTTTACTGCCAATGAATTATTCAGCTTAAGCAATTTAAGCTTTTTAACAGCCGCTTTGATTTTATTTGTCAGTTTTGTCGTTCATCAATTTTCAAAGCGCTATATGGATGGAGACAGGCACTACTGCCTGTATTTCCGGAGGCTATCCCTGATTACTTTAACGGCTACTGTGATGGCTTTTGCTAATCATTTGATCCTTTTCTGGTTCGCCTGGTTCCTTAGTAATATTCTCTTAGTCATTCTGATGATCCATAAGACAGAGTGGGAAGCGGCAAAAAATTCCGGCATTTTGACAATGAAAATCTTGATGCCTGGCAGTTTGGCACTTCTCCTTTCCTTTACGTTGTTTTACATTCTGACTGGAAGTTTTTCAATTGAATCAGTTAACATCCAATTAAAACAATTCGATTCGCCAATCTTGACTGCGGCGATTTTGCTCGTTGTTTTTGCGGCGTTTACCCAATCTGCAATTTGGCCATTTCATCGTTGGCTTTTAAGCTCACTCAATTCGCCAACCCCTGTTTCTGCCCTGATGCACGCTGGTCTAGTAAATGGTGGAGGATTGTTGTTAGTCAAATTCTCTCCCATCTTGATGGGCGATCAAGCTATTCTCAATTTAGTGTTTATATTAGGGGCAACAACTGCTTTCTTAGGGAGTCTATGGAAATTAATCCAGAATAGCATTAAACGAATGTTGGCTTGCTCTACGATGGCCCAGATGGGCTTTATGATGATGCAGTGCGGGTTAGGTCTATTTCCAGCTGCAGTGGCTCACTTATGTTGGCATGGATTATTTAAATCGTACTTATTCTTGAGCTCTGGTTCAGTTGTCCAGCAACGCCGTATTGAAACTCGCTTCTTCTCTGCAAAAAGGTTTAGTCTCTTTTTTGCAATGTTGGGCGGGTTAGCAAGTGCTTTTAGTTTTGCGATGGTCACTGAGAAGCCAATTTTTCCTCTCCAAGCAACAAGCTTTCTCTTAGTTTTCACTTTCATGGCAGGGGCGCAATTATCTGACACATTAATAAGGGCAAGCAATTTTAAGCTTATGAAATTGCTCGTAATCATGGTTTCTTTCCTGACGGGTTGGTTATACGGAGAGAGTATACACCTGATTGAATTTTTCACAGGTATTGCAACAGTCCAATCCACTTCGCTCAATGGGGTGCAAGTAATAGCATTAATCCTGTTTGTAACCGTATGGCTTACGTTCAACCTAAGAAACTATCTACAACTGGAAAAGACAAAACTATGGGCCTTCATTTATACAAGAATGCTCAATGAGAGCCAACCGCATCCTAAAACAATTACCACTAACCGTAAAACTTATCAGTACTAA
- a CDS encoding HlyD family secretion protein, with protein sequence MKLYSYAILKKLPKPRTVIFITLPIFLGVVLILLLTPWQQFALGNGRVIAYSPTERLHTVNSPISGRIKKWYVDEGMTVKPGDPIVDVSDNDPELLSRLELEKQATLLRVEAAKQAIAAGKANVDRQKRLYNEGINSKRQYELAQIEYAKYQNDLAQANIDKLNIDIRIARQKTQVIKAHVAGTIFKRLTGEKSVVVSAGQILAQIIPETKSRAVELWIDGNDIPFVRLNQKAQLQFEGWPAIQFRGWPEIAVGTFGGTVAFIDPTDNGQGLFRAVIVPNEPWPNIRFLRQGVLVHGWIQLGKVPLWYELWRQFNGFPPESDNEYRKL encoded by the coding sequence ATGAAACTCTATTCCTATGCCATTTTAAAAAAATTACCTAAACCCCGAACAGTTATATTCATAACCTTACCCATTTTTTTAGGCGTGGTGCTGATCCTTTTGTTAACTCCATGGCAACAATTTGCATTAGGCAATGGCCGTGTTATTGCCTATTCCCCGACAGAGCGATTACATACTGTCAATTCACCCATTAGTGGACGAATAAAAAAATGGTATGTTGATGAGGGGATGACCGTCAAACCAGGTGATCCGATAGTCGATGTATCCGATAACGATCCTGAGCTTTTGTCCCGCCTTGAGCTTGAAAAACAAGCAACCTTACTTAGAGTCGAAGCAGCAAAGCAAGCAATAGCGGCAGGAAAAGCTAATGTGGATAGGCAGAAGAGGTTGTATAACGAAGGCATCAACTCAAAACGTCAATATGAACTTGCTCAGATTGAATATGCAAAATATCAAAATGATCTCGCACAAGCTAACATCGATAAACTTAATATCGATATACGCATTGCCCGACAAAAAACTCAAGTGATTAAAGCGCATGTAGCAGGTACTATTTTTAAGCGGTTGACGGGTGAAAAAAGTGTCGTTGTGAGTGCGGGACAAATTTTAGCGCAAATTATTCCTGAAACTAAGTCACGAGCCGTAGAACTTTGGATAGATGGGAACGATATTCCCTTTGTTCGCTTGAATCAGAAGGCCCAGCTGCAATTTGAGGGCTGGCCGGCGATTCAATTTCGCGGATGGCCTGAAATTGCTGTAGGAACTTTTGGCGGCACTGTTGCTTTCATTGATCCAACAGATAATGGTCAGGGCCTATTCCGTGCGGTTATTGTGCCAAACGAGCCTTGGCCTAACATACGATTTTTAAGACAAGGAGTCCTAGTTCATGGCTGGATCCAGTTAGGTAAAGTGCCGTTATGGTATGAGCTTTGGCGTCAATTCAATGGGTTCCCTCCTGAAAGCGATAATGAGTACAGGAAGTTATGA